Proteins found in one Zea mays cultivar B73 chromosome 1, Zm-B73-REFERENCE-NAM-5.0, whole genome shotgun sequence genomic segment:
- the LOC100284706 gene encoding AT hook-containing MAR binding 1-like protein, producing the protein MEMAHPGASASAGVADITGEVAFWTACPHCCYVHSFPRLYLGRRLRCPTSACRRAFVAAELPAPPPIVPGSDMYFCTWAFFPLGPPVTAESWVPFTTFHPFNPPPSPSPAPNPVATSADTPSIAGPTSRRKMGVCFKGRARAEAEEEEVAAAIDLEVEAEAGVLGEQWDSGIAINETVDLSELGFRVDEMGVLHDLP; encoded by the coding sequence ATGGAGATGGCCCACCCCGGCGCCTCCGCGTCCGCCGGCGTTGCCGACATCACCGGCGAGGTAGCGTTCTGGACCGCGTGCCCGCACTGCTGCTACGTGCACTCATTCCCGCGTCTCTACCTTGGGCGCCGCCTCCGCTGCCCGACATCGGCCTGCCGCCGCGCCTTCGTCGCCGCTGAGCTCCCTGCGCCGCCGCCTATCGTCCCTGGCTCTGACATGTACTTCTGCACCTGGGCATTCTTTCCACTAGGCCCGCCCGTAACCGCCGAGAGTTGGGTGCCCTTCACTACATTCCACCCCTTCAATCCTCCGCCGTCACCCTCCCCCGCCCCAAACCCCGTCGCCACATCCGCCGACACGCCATCCATCGCAGGCCCTACTTCCAGGAGGAAGATGGGCGTATGTTTCAAGGGTAGGGCACGGGCTGAGGCGGAGGAGGAAGAGGTTGCAGCCGCCATCGATCTCGAAGTCGAGGCCGAGGCGGGTGTGCTCGGGGAGCAATGGGACAGCGGCATCGCCATCAACGAGACGGTGGACCTCAGCGAGTTGGGCTTCCGCGTCGACGAGATGGGAGTGCTCCACGATTTGCCCTGA